TGTATACactcattttcattttctcccCTCGTTCCGTCGTCTGTTGTTCCCTAAGCGagggagagaaaagaaaatttcctACACTTTGTTCCATTCAAAGCAGCAAACAGTAACAGCACACGAAACTGGTGCTCCAAGTGATTCGTTTCAATGTTTCAAATCGCCAAAGATGCCATGACGTTTTGAAGATCTGCAGCTTCGTCAACTGGCTTCAAAAGAGGAACGACCTTGCGTCATCATGTCCGAGTGGATAGCCACACAATTGCTTTTGCTGATTATTCAGTTGGCGTCATCAACAGCCTTAGAGAACCTGGAAAGTGATGGACCTGTCGTGGGCAGCAGCAGTCATTGGATTCACGTCCAGAAATGCTGCCCAGAAGCCCACATGATGGTGGAAGTGGCCAGCCGAACAACGGCCACCACCCACAACACTGGCTCCAAGTTTGAATGCCAATTGCAAAACGATACGACATTCTTGTGGGCACCCGATTTTCTCGACGAACAAAACAAGTTGCAAGCATTCGAAGGAAGTCTCGACGCAGAGAGTGTCGACTCTGATTTCAACATCACGAAATTTTGCATACCAAACGGACCTTGCATCTCAGCCATCGTGGGTAAACCACAATGTGGACCGGTAAAAATCTTGTTCTTctctttgaatttcaattcgaaaaataaaaacttgtaCTCTACAGTACCGAGCATGGCCCATCTTTACGTACGCCGGTTTTCAAGAAGATTTACAATTACGACCATTCGGTGTCCTACGTCATGTGGTGGACAAGTTGGCTCAGGTTCCTCGTCACCATGAATATGCGCTAGATCAGTATTGCGTGGACGGCGTTCGACTTTTGGGCTCCGTCTCCCATTACGGACACGGATTGCCTGACGGTGCCGAGAACACAAGCTCAGCACCGTTGTCGCCTCCATCCGATGGCCCTGTTTATTATGCCCTCATCTGCGAGCCAGGCCCGCTGGACGAGAGTGATTTTTTCGAAATGTTTGTTCAAGTCTTTTACCCCATCGGCTTAGGGGTCGGTCTACTTGTATTGCTCACCCTAACTGGAATTCATCTGGTTCTCAAAGAATTGCGTGATCTGAGCGGTTGCATGCTCATAAGCCTCGTTGTTTCGATGATCGTCACTTTGACCAGCAACTTAATTCTTTCAGCTGCCGATTCTCGACCTAGTCCGTACCTCAATTTACTGTTTTTAGAGTCGGTAGTTCACGGCTCAGATGTGGCTGTACATTTTTGGCTTAGTGCCATCGGACACAGAGCCTGGACGGCTGTTCGGTAATTCCTGATATTGATAGCTTTTACTACAGTTTAATgaccggtttttttttccctatcgATAGATTTCCGCGGAAGGAAGCCATGCGACCGGAAGGAAAACGATACGTCTTCTATTCACTTTATTCATGGGGATCAGCTGTTTGTGTGACAGGTTTGGCAGTATTGGTTCACTTTTTCATGGAAGACCAGTCACTCGGAACTACTTCACCGCACAGTTTCTTCACTTGGTATAGAATCGGTAATGTTTAAAACGTGACACACGAGAAAACCCAAACCGAATTAAAACgcaatcgatttttgtttgtttgtagGTTGGTTGGGATTGGCTCTATTCTGCTCTACttgcgttttcctttttctggtCAATATTTACGTGTACTTTGCCACCCGCTCTACGCTTAATAATCAGACGAACTATGGACGGACGTTCCATCGCACCAAGGGATAGTAAGGCAACCTACTTAAaggtcttaaaaaaaaaaaaacgaaagtaACACAATGATTTGATTTAGCTTTCGTGCATTCACCCGTCTTTTTCTCATCGTGGAAACTGTTTGGATAATCCAAACGTTTTCTTGGTTACAATATCCTATTTTGGTCGGCCTACGAATCTTGGCCGACATCACACTGCCTTTCCTCATTTTCTGGGCCGCCCTCAAAGTAAGAAAAATGACATAATAACATCTATTTGAAAGCTGAATTAACCTATTTTTGAATACGCAGGGACGCCGCGTCATgcatttattaaaaattcgcTTGCAAATGTCGCAGTGTTGGCTATGTCGTCGCTGCTTCCCACCCAAAACACGGGATCGAGGACACTACTACGGCGAAGAAATGATGGCCCTTGGAACACCCATCTAGCCTACCGATGTTGTTTTAACAAACTATTGACGACGCCTACAATTCCTCTGATATCTTTACATTACTGCCCTGCTCCATGttctgttttttaaaatcacgaATGAAATACACTGAAAGTGAAAACACTAACCTGTGCAAAAAGTTTTCCTTCACTGCGGTGATTTAATGAAGACAGATGGCAACGCGTGACCAGATGGCAATCGTCCATTACGACATTGAAAAAGCGGCGAGTGGGTAGTAAAGCTTCTAAATCGATTAGTAGTTCTAAGAAGCGCTCACAGTAATGGACTGCCTCGATGTCAATGTCTCCTATTAGAAACAGAATCATTTATATCAAAGAACTATGTTACAAGCGGAGGTTAAGTGTTTACCTTCTAACGGAATGGTGGCTAAAAGAGAAAGGAATTTTTGCATCAGACGCTGAAGAAATCTAcgttcaaattcaattttagTTCTTGATTCCTCATTCTCCTTAGCATCTTTTTTCTGTATAACTTTCCAAAACTTTTTTAGTTTAGGAAAACTATTCAGTTCTTGCTCTCGCCTTCCCTAAAATAAAACCACAGTTGAAGGCTAAGTCagaagaaaacatttaaaacgACATGGAAATGTTACTAACCTCTGGTAGGCAAGTCCAGATTGATAGTGAAACCAATTTCTGAACTTGATCACGAATTAGATCAATTTCAAGGCTATTGAAACAGTGGTTGAAAAAGATGAGAATTATGGTTCGCTCCTTAAAAGTAAGCCCCCACTTTTCATCAAGTGACATTTCCATCaactgtttaaaaaaacttggAAAATTGTCTGGCAGTTTTTGAAAGATCTAAATAAAAAGATAGATAAGTTCTAGCCAGAAATTTCACACAAAAAGTGATAAAAATGACAATAAGCACCTGCCACGCTGATACTCGCTCTCTGAATTTTTCATTAACCATGATAACTATTGATAATACATGATATGCTGAGGAACTCCCGGGTCTGTAATTTGGCCATAAGTAATTTTCAAGGTATTGGCTAAATTCAAGCATCATGATTCTTCGAATCATGAATCTTGCACCTTGAATTTCTTCTTGATAAATTTGGTCAACAATATCGCCATCAAACTCCATGTGGTTTCCAATAGTTTGTGGCGCCCAGTATTTTGAAGCAACCTGAAACAGTGTGTTAGTTTTGAAAGATTTTATACACCACATTCTAGTACCTGTGTAACACGATCAGAATTGATTTGATCAAGTGTTAAGGGTATCTTGTTTTCATTGTTCTTTCCCGTAGAAGCGTTATTTCGATTTTTACTCtccattttccttttcaaaaatgCCCGAAACGTCGAGCAAGTTATGAGCTTGAAAAGTTGTAACTCGGATGGCGCCGAGTTGCCACAGAAACCGATAGCAGACGATATTGCAACCGCCAAGCGGCAAATGTTGATACTTCATGAAGGCGGCTattatttgtaaacagcagtTTCCGTGAACGGTTTATCGTTCGATTCATTCCTGTCAGCCAATGAGTATTATTAGCAAACAGAAAAATGGAGTGTACCCGAATTCTATCGTGGACGAAGAGTGGGAATATTTGGACCCAACTCCTGATATTCACGTTTTATTCCTCGAGTTTGACGACCGTTTCTTTGGTAGCAAACTGAAAAGTGTGGTTGTTAAATGGAGCCCAAGGATGACTGTGTATAGCttaagaattatttttttattcttttaattcttctccctaattaataattttactGTCTTAGTTGTGCTGGTCTATGCCGGTATGAAGGTAGAAGATCTGGGCATTGCTCCATTAGTCTTAGTGTTCCACTTTTAAAATTGAGACCAAGGAAGGATCTGGTTGAAACTCTCCTGGTAAGAAAATGTTGctttaaaatcaaaactgtACATGCTCCTCAAATATTCTTGTTATAGCATGAAATGATACATGCATTCCTGTTCCTAACAAACAATAATAGAGATAGGGATGGCCATGGCCCGGAATTTCAATATCACATGCACAGAATCAATCAAGAAAGTGGAACCAAAATCACAGTATGATGTGAATTGATATAATGATTAATCATTTTTTATCATAACCCTAATTTATATATTAGATCTATCATAGCTTCCATGATGAGGTAAAATTGTACAAACAGCATTGGTGGAAATGTTCTGGACCTTGTCAACATAGGCGTCCCTTCTATGGACTGGTTAAGCGCTCAATGAATAGAGCTCCTGGGCCCAATGATAACTGGTGGGCTACTCATCAGGCCAGCTGTGGTGGttcttttgtcaaaatcaaagaACCTGAAGGTTATggcgtgaaaaagaaaaaagaagtagaTGAGAATAAAGCAGTACCaggtatttattttaaatataattgtTATGTTTGCATAATTAACGTTGTATTGTCAAATACGTGTTTAGACtccaaaaagcaaaaaatggaaatgccATCGGGTTCACGTGATATCCGTGGCTTTCTAGCTTCTCCTACTTCTGGCCCTTCAACTAGTAAAGCATTAGTTACTGCTGCGAATGTCGCAAGCCCTCTGCCAAAACCACAGTCAAATAACACCTCGAAAGGGAAATCGACAACTGGATTTTCGGGCAAAAAAGCTAGTCCTTCCAAGGACAAACCGATATCTGGATATTTTGGCACGTCCAGCAATCCTAGTAAAGGAAAAACAGTGACCGGCTTTGTAGGGATGGTAAAGAACAAAGGCAGTTCGACTGTAACCGTTACATCACCGTCCGCTGGATCAGCAAAAACAGTAAAACCGGAAGATGCGAGACCGACGCAAGGAGGCATTGTATCTAAACCCACATCTTTGTCATCTTTTATTCCTTTTACCGGGCAAGGAAATCTTTTAGGGGGTTGTCCGCAAAAAATCAGTATTCCGTCCACGTCCGGAGCCAAACAATCAACGTCATCCATCAAAAAGGAAACTACCAAGGTCGTTGAGATAGTTTTGGACGACAGTCACAACGAAGACAGCCCCGAAGAGAAGCAAGTACCTTGTCCCATTTGTCAATCGTTTGTCGCTCTTAGTCAAATTAACACACATTTAGATTCATGTTTGCAGTGACCTCGATACGTGCAGTCAATTCGTTTATTTCTATTTCGAAATGTCATGGTGCTCTAAGTGTATTTAATGCGGAAAAAATATTATGCAAtgtttttagctttttttttaaatggtccAGTGTTATTTGTTTCCTGTAAGAACACCTTCCAAGAGTTcctaaaaattgaaatattgTTAAATCAAACACGCAATCCATTTAAAGATTACCATAGCTAGTTAATCAATTAATTTTTACCTTGAGCTGTTTGTTGGATTGTTGTAAGGATTCCACTTCTTGTGCGtgctgttgtttgagggattctATGTCCTCTTGAGCTCGTTTGGCATTCCGTTCCAACTCAACTTTAAGCTCCGTCTTTTGACATTCAAGATTCTGCTCGACGTGCTTTAACTGCTCAATCTGTTCTTCCATTTCTCCTCGACCGATCTCCGCCTGCAAAGCTTTGCGCACACCAAAGGCCAAGCTGCTCTCATATAAGGTCTGATATGAAAGCAACGTCAAATTGAGTTCGTCGCGCACCCGAGCCAATAGGAAACCTCTTTCGGAGCAGCTGACGGTCACTTGTCTAATCAGTTCGTCTACAtaaatgattttcttttcgtaaaACTATATGTCGACTATTGATCGTGATGGATAAGTTTGTACGAGTACCGAAGCATTGCGAGTAGAGCTCTCTTCTGATTGGACAGATTCCAATTTCACGTGCTTGACGCTGCTTGAGCCTAGAATCTAACTGTTCCTGCAGAGCGAGGACGTCCAATCTTGTTGCCGGCGTACTTGAGACCTTATCGAAAAAATAAACGATATAAGAATgcaagaaagagaaaaagaaatcttcGAAATGCAATATtggatagtttttttttttttaatgttgtgGTACCAGCTGGCGCCATATCTGGTCGTCTTCGGTCCATTCCTTGGGAGGAAGAATTGCGTTGATAGCATCTTGCGCTTCACGTCGAATAATATCGCGATTCTTGCCTCCACCCGGCGGCGAGGGCGGATCTGGAACCGGACCCGAATTGGTAGTGAAGGATCGACTGGTACTTCCGCCAGTTGGTCCACTGGCAGTTTGTAACTGAGGTAATTCGCCTGTCTGCAATTAAATGATCAATCTGAATGAACTAAAAAATCCCTTAGCTGCACATTTTTGATGGCTTAACTCTAACAATTACCTTCTTCTTATTGGCGTCACTCGGCTCC
This genomic interval from Daphnia magna isolate NIES linkage group LG8, ASM2063170v1.1, whole genome shotgun sequence contains the following:
- the LOC116928956 gene encoding 33 kDa inner dynein arm light chain, axonemal, yielding MSERLAGASFSLLKYDNPVLFREPSDANKKKTGELPQLQTASGPTGGSTSRSFTTNSGPVPDPPSPPGGGKNRDIIRREAQDAINAILPPKEWTEDDQIWRQLVSSTPATRLDVLALQEQLDSRLKQRQAREIGICPIRRELYSQCFDELIRQVTVSCSERGFLLARVRDELNLTLLSYQTLYESSLAFGVRKALQAEIGRGEMEEQIEQLKHVEQNLECQKTELKVELERNAKRAQEDIESLKQQHAQEVESLQQSNKQLKELLEGVLTGNK
- the LOC116928949 gene encoding probable G-protein coupled receptor Mth-like 5, whose product is MSEWIATQLLLLIIQLASSTALENLESDGPVVGSSSHWIHVQKCCPEAHMMVEVASRTTATTHNTGSKFECQLQNDTTFLWAPDFLDEQNKLQAFEGSLDAESVDSDFNITKFCIPNGPCISAIVGKPQCGPYRAWPIFTYAGFQEDLQLRPFGVLRHVVDKLAQVPRHHEYALDQYCVDGVRLLGSVSHYGHGLPDGAENTSSAPLSPPSDGPVYYALICEPGPLDESDFFEMFVQVFYPIGLGVGLLVLLTLTGIHLVLKELRDLSGCMLISLVVSMIVTLTSNLILSAADSRPSPYLNLLFLESVVHGSDVAVHFWLSAIGHRAWTAVRFPRKEAMRPEGKRYVFYSLYSWGSAVCVTGLAVLVHFFMEDQSLGTTSPHSFFTWYRIGWLGLALFCSTCVFLFLVNIYVYFATRSTLNNQTNYGRTFHRTKGYFRAFTRLFLIVETVWIIQTFSWLQYPILVGLRILADITLPFLIFWAALKGRRVMHLLKIRLQMSQCWLCRRCFPPKTRDRGHYYGEEMMALGTPI
- the LOC116928952 gene encoding DNA-dependent metalloprotease dvc-1: MSIISKQKNGVYPNSIVDEEWEYLDPTPDIHVLFLEFDDRFFGSKLKSVVVKWSPRMTVCAGLCRYEGRRSGHCSISLSVPLLKLRPRKDLVETLLHEMIHAFLFLTNNNRDRDGHGPEFQYHMHRINQESGTKITIYHSFHDEVKLYKQHWWKCSGPCQHRRPFYGLVKRSMNRAPGPNDNWWATHQASCGGSFVKIKEPEGYGVKKKKEVDENKAVPDSKKQKMEMPSGSRDIRGFLASPTSGPSTSKALVTAANVASPLPKPQSNNTSKGKSTTGFSGKKASPSKDKPISGYFGTSSNPSKGKTVTGFVGMVKNKGSSTVTVTSPSAGSAKTVKPEDARPTQGGIVSKPTSLSSFIPFTGQGNLLGGCPQKISIPSTSGAKQSTSSIKKETTKVVEIVLDDSHNEDSPEEKQVPCPICQSFVALSQINTHLDSCLQ